Genomic segment of Panicum virgatum strain AP13 chromosome 9N, P.virgatum_v5, whole genome shotgun sequence:
AGATCTGGAAAAACATGGTTTCAGCATCTTGTGTCAGTAAAACTACAGAAGTGATCGTACGAAGTCAACGATTCGCTCCTCTCCATGCCGAGGTAATTAGAGCTCATACTCCAATGAATCCTCCTCTCTAGGCGGTCAACTTCCATAGATACTGGTGTAGCACCGGTGTCTACCAGTAATTGTTTATACATGCCAAAAAGAAGATTTGAGCAAAGATAGTTTATAGTCGATTTTATTTAGTCTGCGTGCGTAACATGTGATGCATCCGAAATATTACGAAACAGCAACTGCAAATGAACAGTAACAGCAAGAACTGTAAGGAAAATAACCTAGGCCATATATAACCATTGGTGATTTAAACGCCTCAGGTATACAAAGCATTATTTCAAAATGGAAATGGTTTGAATGGAGTAACACCATTAAAAAAAAGCCTACGAAATTATCAAGTATCACTTCTAATATCTCCTGGTAGCTCCAAAGAGAGGATTTGGCATTCCAAATCCAGCTGTGATCTTATTGGTACAGTCCTTCAAGTGCGATACAGAAGTTGCGTCGGTGCTCATTTGTACAGTTGCTTTAATCTCCTAGCGGCTTCAATGATGTTCTCTCTGTGGCCGAATGCACTGACCCTCACAAAGCCTTCGCCGCCTGGTCCAAATCCACTGCCAGGAGTAGTGACAACGTTTGCCTTCTCGAGGATCTCAGCGAACACATCCCACGAATTGCGATCAGGGAAGTGCACCCACACATAAGGAGCGTTCTTGGCACCATACACGTTGAACCCAAGCGATGTAAATGTGTCAACAATTATTTCAGTGTTCTCCTTGTAGAAGCCAACGACGTCACGCATAGCCTGCATGGGAAACAAACAGGCATAAGCAAAAACTAAGGGTCATCTGAAGATTTCAACAAACTGAAATTCTACCTTCAGGCCCTCTGTAGAGAGGCAAGCTAAGCCACCAGCTTGAGCAATGTTTGATGCGCCATTGAAGCAAGTGCAGACTATGCGGTTGAAATCTTTAGCAACTGGATGTCCATCTGAGAAAAGAAGTTCCTTGGGGACAACAGTCCAACCTAGACGGACACCAGTGAACCCAGCATATTTTGAGAATGATGCTGTCTCAATGGCAACCTGCACATAAACAAACCATGATGACAAAAGTGTAGTTCGATTTACTTGGAAAAATGGTGTGTTTATTGTCATAACCATGACACTAAATACTTTGGAGAAAAAAGCAATTAAGTGGTAAAATATTCTAATATGCATTATAAATAAGTAAAGTACTGGAACACAGAGCCTACCTCTTTTGCTCCAGGAATTTCAAAGATGGACTTTGGACTATCATCTGATATGTACATAGCATAAGCAGAATCATAGACAATGATGGACCCATTGTCCTTAGCAAATTTGACTAGTTTTGTTAGTTGGTCCCGAGATGCAGCAGCACCAGTAGGGTTGTTGGGTGAACAAAAGAAAATTATATCTGTTCGTGGGACAGTTGACAGATCAGGGAAAAATCCATTTTCGGGATTGCATCTCATGTACTCAATGTTGCCATACTTCTGAACATCTTGCTGATATAAGTCGGTTTGGCCCATGATAACACTTGAATCAACATATGCCTGTCAAAATGAAGGCCATGTTTTAATTTCACCAGACAATTTGTTGTGGTAGTAACAGCTAAGCCAAAAGTAACAGTATGAAAACAACAGTACAAAAGAACTATTTTCACCATTATCATCACACAAAGTTCAGAATCATGAACATGAAAGGTTAAAGTAACCGAGAGTTAAAGCCAATTAAACAACTCTCTTACAGGGTATGATGGGTCTTGGACTGCAATTGTCACATTAGATCCAAAAAGGACCTGGAACATTTGAATCAGGAAACTTGTTAACAGACATTTTTAACACGAGCTGTAAGCCTAAAAGAGAAGAGGCGAGTTATTTTGGTACCTGGAGGCGAGAAATGTCACATTTGGCACCATCAGAGACAAATATGTCTGAATCTTCAATACCAATGTCCGCATAGTAGGTTGCAGCAATTGCTGCCCTTAGTTTCTGCATTGACAACCATCACAAGATTTCATGAAGCTGATTAGCTGAAGATAAGGAGCTAATATAAGGTCAGCGCAAAGAACAAACTACATATCTTATTGAAAAAATAGTAATTCATGCAAGTAGAGTAGATCAAATACACAAGCACTTGGAAGGATACTGAAAGAAAAGGCACCAACTCATCAAGCACTTCGTACAGAATGGGTCTTTCAGCTAAGATGGCGTAAATGATTTGGAAATAGCAACTCttaaaaaaaacagagcacAACATGTTAAAGATAGTTATCTTTTATTAACAGGACAGCAATCCTCCTCAAATAATTATTAGAAGACAACCAATCTTACAGCCATATTCCTCCACAAAATAGATATGTAGAATCCCATAGCTGTTATACAAGCTATCTGAATTtgtctttaaaaaaaaaagaacagctATCGGCACCAGTCTACTGATGCACTGAGTTGCTAATAAAGCCACAGTCTATAGTACCTTTTCACCTTGCTCAGCTCCATAACCACTGTAGCCATCAATTGTTGATAAGGCATGTGCTCTCTGTCTTTACAAATAGAGTAATCAATAAAAAAATGCAATTGCAAAAGAGGTatagagcaaaaaaaaaatgtagagGAATTTTCTTAGTTTGCTCCTACAAATATGTACAAGAAGAACCAAACGACGAGagccaaaataaataaataaaacataaaGGTGAATGCACCAGTGAAAACTGGTATTTTTTGgtgatttttttgaaaaaaaataggtGAACTGAATATATAAAATTGAAAACACCATTagattgttatttttcacaacgagaAGGCACCTCTGCCATGGCATTTGTTATGACGTCAGGAATGGGCTCGGTAGTGTCACCTATCCCAAGGCTTATAATCTCAGCATCAGGGTACTTCAGCAAATGAGCTGCTCTTCTCCTGGCTATCTGATTGACAGTCAGCAAACCAAGACTATCAGAAACAAAATAGCAGAACAGTATCAACAAAGAAGCAAACAGATGAGAATAACGCTTAACCTCAGGAAACAGATATCCTGCTTGGAGCTTGGTCATGTTTGCATTGCGCGGGACACTAGTCTTGTAAGCTTCAGGACAGGAGGAAGAAAATATCAGGAAACAACATCCGTATTTCTGTTCCTACAACATCTCCAGGCAACTCTTTACATGAACGCAACACCAGCCAAACAAGGAGCTACCACGGCGAACAGAAAACTAGAATAATACCCTAGTCGAACTAGCACCTGCAGCATTCGATTGAACGCCTGAAACGAAACCTAACAGAGACTAGAAGAGAATTCAGCGAGCAGGATGCAAATGGGAAACCATTAGCGATGAAGTATATCAGGGCTTGGTCGTACCTGtatcggcggccggcgggatACTGACGCAGCGGACGGTGACAGGCATTCTCCCGGCGGGTTGGCGGTGGCTGGTCCTCGACGCCCTGGAAGCGTGTCACGGTTAGAGGCATATCCTTCGGATTAACAACGACGCGATGCGCACCGTGCTACCGGGAACGGGGAGCAGTTCGGTACTTGACATAGAACGGCGacggagagaggaaggaggaggaggacatggTGATGGCGGGGCCGCCGGTGGGGGCtgctgccatggcggcggcggaggatggcTACTTGGGTAGGGTGATGAGCCTCTGCTTCGCTGTCACGGGGGACGGAGGGAACACGGAACGACTTGGGTTTTGGACGCGGGCCGTGGGCCACAGTGGGCCTGCCTGCTGTGGTTGACACTCGTGCACGTTTTGGATAACGACTTTCGCATTTCGCAGAATGGATTAAAGCTCGGCCTTCTCCGAGAAAGCAACGATGCAGTTGAGCCTACAGAGACACAGCCAGCGCGGGGGGCTCGGCCGACGGCCGTGCTGGGCCGATCGCCGGAGAAACATACGGGTCCGatgcgccggtgctgggtggaGAGGACGGACACGTGAGCGACCCCCCAACCGAAGCCAAACGCACGCACGGCCAAGGCGTCGCCGCGCAGCGACTGAAGTCGGGTGGTCGCTCACGTGTCCTGCTTCTCCACCCTGCACGGGGCACACCTGTGGGCTGTGGCCTCGACTGTCGACACATAGCTCTGCAGCCGAACGCTCGATGAACTAATCGCCTGATGCATTCGTAGCCCTCCCATTATTTATGTACACGGTAATAGCAGCATGGAGTGTTTGCTAGCATCGATCCGCAAGCAAGTAGACGCCAAGGAGGCCATGGTTTTTGCGCCCAGAAGCAGG
This window contains:
- the LOC120688301 gene encoding probable LL-diaminopimelate aminotransferase, chloroplastic isoform X2; its protein translation is MAAAPTGGPAITMSSSSFLSPSPFYVKASRTSHRQPAGRMPVTVRCVSIPPAADTAYKTSVPRNANMTKLQAGYLFPEIARRRAAHLLKYPDAEIISLGIGDTTEPIPDVITNAMAERAHALSTIDGYSGYGAEQGEKKLRAAIAATYYADIGIEDSDIFVSDGAKCDISRLQVLFGSNVTIAVQDPSYPAYVDSSVIMGQTDLYQQDVQKYGNIEYMRCNPENGFFPDLSTVPRTDIIFFCSPNNPTGAAASRDQLTKLVKFAKDNGSIIVYDSAYAMYISDDSPKSIFEIPGAKEVAIETASFSKYAGFTGVRLGWTVVPKELLFSDGHPVAKDFNRIVCTCFNGASNIAQAGGLACLSTEGLKAMRDVVGFYKENTEIIVDTFTSLGFNVYGAKNAPYVWVHFPDRNSWDVFAEILEKANVVTTPGSGFGPGGEGFVRVSAFGHRENIIEAARRLKQLYK
- the LOC120688301 gene encoding probable LL-diaminopimelate aminotransferase, chloroplastic isoform X3 produces the protein MAAAPTGGPAITMASRTSHRQPAGRMPVTVRCVSIPPAADTAYKTSVPRNANMTKLQAGYLFPEIARRRAAHLLKYPDAEIISLGIGDTTEPIPDVITNAMAERAHALSTIDGYSGYGAEQGEKKLRAAIAATYYADIGIEDSDIFVSDGAKCDISRLQVLFGSNVTIAVQDPSYPAYVDSSVIMGQTDLYQQDVQKYGNIEYMRCNPENGFFPDLSTVPRTDIIFFCSPNNPTGAAASRDQLTKLVKFAKDNGSIIVYDSAYAMYISDDSPKSIFEIPGAKEVAIETASFSKYAGFTGVRLGWTVVPKELLFSDGHPVAKDFNRIVCTCFNGASNIAQAGGLACLSTEGLKAMRDVVGFYKENTEIIVDTFTSLGFNVYGAKNAPYVWVHFPDRNSWDVFAEILEKANVVTTPGSGFGPGGEGFVRVSAFGHRENIIEAARRLKQLYK
- the LOC120688301 gene encoding probable LL-diaminopimelate aminotransferase, chloroplastic isoform X1, with translation MAAAPTGGPAITMSSSSFLSPSPFYVKYRTAPRSRASRTSHRQPAGRMPVTVRCVSIPPAADTAYKTSVPRNANMTKLQAGYLFPEIARRRAAHLLKYPDAEIISLGIGDTTEPIPDVITNAMAERAHALSTIDGYSGYGAEQGEKKLRAAIAATYYADIGIEDSDIFVSDGAKCDISRLQVLFGSNVTIAVQDPSYPAYVDSSVIMGQTDLYQQDVQKYGNIEYMRCNPENGFFPDLSTVPRTDIIFFCSPNNPTGAAASRDQLTKLVKFAKDNGSIIVYDSAYAMYISDDSPKSIFEIPGAKEVAIETASFSKYAGFTGVRLGWTVVPKELLFSDGHPVAKDFNRIVCTCFNGASNIAQAGGLACLSTEGLKAMRDVVGFYKENTEIIVDTFTSLGFNVYGAKNAPYVWVHFPDRNSWDVFAEILEKANVVTTPGSGFGPGGEGFVRVSAFGHRENIIEAARRLKQLYK
- the LOC120688301 gene encoding probable LL-diaminopimelate aminotransferase, chloroplastic isoform X4, with product MAAAPTGGPAITMSSSSFLSPSPFYVKYRTAPRSRASRTSHRQPAGRMPVTVRCVSIPPAADTAYKTSVPRNANMTKLQAGYLFPEIARRRAAHLLKYPDAEIISLGIGDTTEPIPDVITNAMAERAHALSTIDGYSGYGAEQGEKKLRAAIAATYYADIGIEDSDIFVSDGAKCDISRLQVLFGSNVTIAVQDPSYPAYVDSSVIMGQTDLYQQDVQKYGNIEYMRCNPENGFFPDLSTVPRTDIIFFCSPNNPTGAAASRDQLTKLVKFAKDNGSIIVYDSAYAMYISDDSPKSIFEIPGAKEVAIETASFSKYAGFTGVRLGWTVVPKELLFSDGHPVAKDFNRIVCTCFNGASNIAQAGGLACLSTEGLKAGYA